In a single window of the Dreissena polymorpha isolate Duluth1 chromosome 3, UMN_Dpol_1.0, whole genome shotgun sequence genome:
- the LOC127875219 gene encoding uncharacterized protein LOC127875219 isoform X1 — protein sequence MSHAKRKTSQHLERRNGRKPRLCMDMNEHVATKNTCIGDTCEKKETHKDNGEHKDSGSKLPTVESCPDDSASSGPLSREWLQKLTAEDKKLLAKVLQVIRTRFLPRRPASVMSRPPPPSLAGLRSKSCSACIDYETLDLIKSKNNRKARSEVLYKRKRTRNRSRKQEFGLRTLKFSDNSGKIKDNQTKQKRMDHREVIAKKDNAMPKKSKSKVPCKDPAIPTRLQIGRCSPGMPIQYAKSDIETQPTSDEICSSGSKCSTEDGQPTTPISGYRTALPIQKPLKDACSTNFDANATDVSAHEGCDIDPKLSVSSRLATQFQNNPAKELHPFEKKEVSSSEEVYLKFPRKYSEEENLAKLKEIASLPKVSMANIVASNETVRRIIRSNSDRSRSIQDTIIAGQRRSASLAARVKCETNTDTDIGDKGCDCNKKSKSADGIELIEGPNTVSVSSKSKSPRHESLTEVTTVTEISTSLCSIDSASCASDSFTTSSLEDTNDTPPIYLQKKFRKKDRKKTKYPESKSHSATKKRVDHDGVLIQKGKAADVCGKHSRTTPCAACSPYAQPQSLVDITDSGGDRTIRRKDKPKSSNRSKSNKLASHRRRSKSAKSKSPLSSKPAFISSGYVGNRRCYSPEKSTEKVPAARHRGHFKHLSPTAKTNASPKRGCPNNTENESHKLEKPPLAPTPPPKPHQRKRSNIRLHQTNNAMTGDDNEKPIILTTRSVELRYLASHISEVGGENLSAVKYNPMPPKSSQSKKAALTAVNKARKIRHTNQCRKEEVSQTTDKTIVLPTVVTIPSVLSSDGTSPRSYVTSTWSTHSLTARSVASHNSAILDSNCEIKNQTSVSISNS from the exons ATGTCACACG CAAAAAGAAAAACGTCTCAGCATTTGGAAAGACGTAATGGCAGAAAACCACGCTTATGCATGGACATGAATGAGCACGTGGCCACTAAAAACACGTGCATTGGTGACACGTGCGAAAAGAAAGAAACTCATAAAGATAACGGAGAACATAAAG ACTCCGGCTCGAAACTGCCCACAGTTGAGTCTTGCCCCGATGACAGCGCATCTAGCGGACCGTTGTCTCGTGAATGGCTGCAGAAACTTACAGCAGAAGACAAAAAATTACTAGCAAAAGTCCTTCAGGTCATTCG GACCCGGTTTTTGCCCCGCCGCCCCGCCTCTGTGATGTCGCGACCACCTCCACCGTCCCTGGCCGGCCTGAGGTCGAAATCCTGCTCAGCCTGTATCG ATTACGAAACATTGGACCTAATAAAGTCCAAAAACAACAGAAAGGCTAGATCGGAGGTTTTATATAAGAGGAAACGTACAAGAAATAGATCCCGAAAACAAGAATTCGGTCTAAgaacattaaagttttcggataaTAGTGGCAAAATTAAGGACAACCAAACTAAACAGAAACGAATGGACCACCGTGAAGTTATCGCAAAAAAGGATAACGCGATGCCAAAGAAGTCCAAATCAAAAGTGCCTTGCAAAGACCCGGCTATACCTACCAGATTACAAATTGGCCGTTGTTCCCCAGGGATGCCTATTCAATATGCGAAATCCGACATAGAAACACAACCAACGTCTGATGAAATATGTAGCTCTGGATCAAAGTGCTCAACTGAAGACGGGCAGCCAACAACACCAATCAGTGGCTACAGAACAGCACTGCCAATCCAGAAACCTCTTAAAGACGCATGTTCCACTAACTTTGATGCAAATGCAACAGATGTTTCGGCCCACGAAGGATGCGACATAGATCCGAAGTTGTCCGTTTCTTCACGGTTGGCAACACAATTCCAAAATAATCCTGCCAAAGAACTACATCCGTTCGAAAAAAAAGAGGTTTCCAGTTCAGAAGAAGTGTATTTGAAATTCCCAAGGAAATATTCAGAAGAGGAAAACCTAGCGAAACTGAAGGAAATCGCCTCCTTGCCGAAAGTTAGCATGGCAAACATTGTGGCATCAAATGAAACAGTACGACGAATTATTCGGAGCAACTCAGATCGATCCAGATCGATTCAAGACACAATCATTGCTGGTCAAAGAAGATCTGCCTCTTTGGCAGCTCGAGTGAAATGTGAGACAAACACTGACACAGATATCGGCGACAAAGGGTGTGATTGCAACAAGAAAAGCAAAAGCGCCGACGGGATTGAATTGATTGAAGGACCAAACACTGTGTCCGTGTCATCAAAGAGCAAATCGCCAAGACATGAATCGTTGACTGAAGTCACCACAGTGACTGAGATATCGACATCTCTGTGCTCCATCGATTCTGCATCTTGTGCCAGCGACTCGTTCACAACGTCTTCGCTTGAGGACACGAATGACACACCACCAATTTACCTACAAAAGAAATTCAGAAAAAAGGACAGGAAGAAAACCAAGTACCCAGAGAGCAAAAGTCATTCAGCCACAAAGAAGCGTGTCGATCACGATGGAGTCCTTATACAAAAGGGCAAAGCAGCTGATGTCTGTGGAAAACACAGTCGCACTACACCCTGTGCTGCATGTAGCCCATACGCCCAACCCCAATCTCTGGTTGATATTACTGACAGTGGTGGCGATAGAACAATCCGGCGTAAGGATAAGCCCAAATCTAGCAATAGATCAAAATCGAACAAGCTTGCATCTCACAGAAGAAGATCTAAATCTGCAAAATCTAAATCGCCTCTGAGTAGTAAACCGGCATTTATAAGTAGCGGATATGTGGGCAATCGGCGATGTTATTCGCCAGAGAAGTCAACAGAGAAAGTACCAGCAGCCCGGCATCGTGGACATTTTAAACATCTATCACCTACGGCTAAAACAAACGCATCACCCAAACGAGGATGCCCAAATAACACAGAAAACGAGTCCCATAAGTTGGAAAAGCCACCTCTCGCACCGACTCCTCCTCCGAAACCGCATCAGCGGAAACGATCGAACATAAGACTACATCAAACTAACAACGCAATGACCGGAGATGATAACGAAAAACCTATAATTCTGACAACGCGATCAGTTGAACTTCGTTACTTAGCTTCTCACATATCAGAGGTCGGCGGGGAAAATCTGAGCGCCGTAAAGTACAATCCAATGCCGCCAAAGTCAAGCCAATCAAAGAAAGCCGCATTAACAGCTGTAAACAAAGCCAGAAAGATCAGACACACAAATCAATGCAGAAAAGAAGAGGTTTCTCAGACCACGGACAAAACAATCGTTCTCCCAACTGTGGTCACCATTCCAAGCGTTCTCTCATCTGACGGTACCTCACCACGGTCTTACGTCACCTCCACTTGGTCGACTCATAGTCTCACAGCTCGATCGGTTGCCTCACACAACTCTGCGATCTTGGATTC AAACTGCGAGATCAAGAACCAGACAAGCGTCTCGATATCAAATTCGTGA
- the LOC127875219 gene encoding uncharacterized protein LOC127875219 isoform X2 codes for MDMNEHVATKNTCIGDTCEKKETHKDNGEHKDSGSKLPTVESCPDDSASSGPLSREWLQKLTAEDKKLLAKVLQVIRTRFLPRRPASVMSRPPPPSLAGLRSKSCSACIDYETLDLIKSKNNRKARSEVLYKRKRTRNRSRKQEFGLRTLKFSDNSGKIKDNQTKQKRMDHREVIAKKDNAMPKKSKSKVPCKDPAIPTRLQIGRCSPGMPIQYAKSDIETQPTSDEICSSGSKCSTEDGQPTTPISGYRTALPIQKPLKDACSTNFDANATDVSAHEGCDIDPKLSVSSRLATQFQNNPAKELHPFEKKEVSSSEEVYLKFPRKYSEEENLAKLKEIASLPKVSMANIVASNETVRRIIRSNSDRSRSIQDTIIAGQRRSASLAARVKCETNTDTDIGDKGCDCNKKSKSADGIELIEGPNTVSVSSKSKSPRHESLTEVTTVTEISTSLCSIDSASCASDSFTTSSLEDTNDTPPIYLQKKFRKKDRKKTKYPESKSHSATKKRVDHDGVLIQKGKAADVCGKHSRTTPCAACSPYAQPQSLVDITDSGGDRTIRRKDKPKSSNRSKSNKLASHRRRSKSAKSKSPLSSKPAFISSGYVGNRRCYSPEKSTEKVPAARHRGHFKHLSPTAKTNASPKRGCPNNTENESHKLEKPPLAPTPPPKPHQRKRSNIRLHQTNNAMTGDDNEKPIILTTRSVELRYLASHISEVGGENLSAVKYNPMPPKSSQSKKAALTAVNKARKIRHTNQCRKEEVSQTTDKTIVLPTVVTIPSVLSSDGTSPRSYVTSTWSTHSLTARSVASHNSAILDSNCEIKNQTSVSISNS; via the exons ATGGACATGAATGAGCACGTGGCCACTAAAAACACGTGCATTGGTGACACGTGCGAAAAGAAAGAAACTCATAAAGATAACGGAGAACATAAAG ACTCCGGCTCGAAACTGCCCACAGTTGAGTCTTGCCCCGATGACAGCGCATCTAGCGGACCGTTGTCTCGTGAATGGCTGCAGAAACTTACAGCAGAAGACAAAAAATTACTAGCAAAAGTCCTTCAGGTCATTCG GACCCGGTTTTTGCCCCGCCGCCCCGCCTCTGTGATGTCGCGACCACCTCCACCGTCCCTGGCCGGCCTGAGGTCGAAATCCTGCTCAGCCTGTATCG ATTACGAAACATTGGACCTAATAAAGTCCAAAAACAACAGAAAGGCTAGATCGGAGGTTTTATATAAGAGGAAACGTACAAGAAATAGATCCCGAAAACAAGAATTCGGTCTAAgaacattaaagttttcggataaTAGTGGCAAAATTAAGGACAACCAAACTAAACAGAAACGAATGGACCACCGTGAAGTTATCGCAAAAAAGGATAACGCGATGCCAAAGAAGTCCAAATCAAAAGTGCCTTGCAAAGACCCGGCTATACCTACCAGATTACAAATTGGCCGTTGTTCCCCAGGGATGCCTATTCAATATGCGAAATCCGACATAGAAACACAACCAACGTCTGATGAAATATGTAGCTCTGGATCAAAGTGCTCAACTGAAGACGGGCAGCCAACAACACCAATCAGTGGCTACAGAACAGCACTGCCAATCCAGAAACCTCTTAAAGACGCATGTTCCACTAACTTTGATGCAAATGCAACAGATGTTTCGGCCCACGAAGGATGCGACATAGATCCGAAGTTGTCCGTTTCTTCACGGTTGGCAACACAATTCCAAAATAATCCTGCCAAAGAACTACATCCGTTCGAAAAAAAAGAGGTTTCCAGTTCAGAAGAAGTGTATTTGAAATTCCCAAGGAAATATTCAGAAGAGGAAAACCTAGCGAAACTGAAGGAAATCGCCTCCTTGCCGAAAGTTAGCATGGCAAACATTGTGGCATCAAATGAAACAGTACGACGAATTATTCGGAGCAACTCAGATCGATCCAGATCGATTCAAGACACAATCATTGCTGGTCAAAGAAGATCTGCCTCTTTGGCAGCTCGAGTGAAATGTGAGACAAACACTGACACAGATATCGGCGACAAAGGGTGTGATTGCAACAAGAAAAGCAAAAGCGCCGACGGGATTGAATTGATTGAAGGACCAAACACTGTGTCCGTGTCATCAAAGAGCAAATCGCCAAGACATGAATCGTTGACTGAAGTCACCACAGTGACTGAGATATCGACATCTCTGTGCTCCATCGATTCTGCATCTTGTGCCAGCGACTCGTTCACAACGTCTTCGCTTGAGGACACGAATGACACACCACCAATTTACCTACAAAAGAAATTCAGAAAAAAGGACAGGAAGAAAACCAAGTACCCAGAGAGCAAAAGTCATTCAGCCACAAAGAAGCGTGTCGATCACGATGGAGTCCTTATACAAAAGGGCAAAGCAGCTGATGTCTGTGGAAAACACAGTCGCACTACACCCTGTGCTGCATGTAGCCCATACGCCCAACCCCAATCTCTGGTTGATATTACTGACAGTGGTGGCGATAGAACAATCCGGCGTAAGGATAAGCCCAAATCTAGCAATAGATCAAAATCGAACAAGCTTGCATCTCACAGAAGAAGATCTAAATCTGCAAAATCTAAATCGCCTCTGAGTAGTAAACCGGCATTTATAAGTAGCGGATATGTGGGCAATCGGCGATGTTATTCGCCAGAGAAGTCAACAGAGAAAGTACCAGCAGCCCGGCATCGTGGACATTTTAAACATCTATCACCTACGGCTAAAACAAACGCATCACCCAAACGAGGATGCCCAAATAACACAGAAAACGAGTCCCATAAGTTGGAAAAGCCACCTCTCGCACCGACTCCTCCTCCGAAACCGCATCAGCGGAAACGATCGAACATAAGACTACATCAAACTAACAACGCAATGACCGGAGATGATAACGAAAAACCTATAATTCTGACAACGCGATCAGTTGAACTTCGTTACTTAGCTTCTCACATATCAGAGGTCGGCGGGGAAAATCTGAGCGCCGTAAAGTACAATCCAATGCCGCCAAAGTCAAGCCAATCAAAGAAAGCCGCATTAACAGCTGTAAACAAAGCCAGAAAGATCAGACACACAAATCAATGCAGAAAAGAAGAGGTTTCTCAGACCACGGACAAAACAATCGTTCTCCCAACTGTGGTCACCATTCCAAGCGTTCTCTCATCTGACGGTACCTCACCACGGTCTTACGTCACCTCCACTTGGTCGACTCATAGTCTCACAGCTCGATCGGTTGCCTCACACAACTCTGCGATCTTGGATTC AAACTGCGAGATCAAGAACCAGACAAGCGTCTCGATATCAAATTCGTGA